One Solanum lycopersicum chromosome 2, SLM_r2.1 genomic region harbors:
- the LOC101264084 gene encoding NAC domain-containing protein 73 codes for MAWCSQSTVLPIISSSDQENNVIMVTSKTRFITCPSCGHNIQLQHQRGILHDLPGLPAGVKFDPSDGEILEHLEAKVLSDNHKIHPLIDDFILTIDGQNGICYTHPQKLPGVNKDGQVRHFFHRPSKAYTTGTRKRRKVHTEIDGGETRWHKTGKTRPVYISGVVKGYKKILVLYTNYGRQRKPEKTNWVMHQYHLGENEEEKDGELVVSKVFYQTQPRQCGSSTIKKTIDHSNNIINPLLKTTNFVDYYNPNPFVSYNVESQSSPHELIQNLVVHGDGSSFVIPSEASKEK; via the exons ATGGCATGGTGCAGTCAATCAACAGTTCTCCCAATAATATCATCATCAGATCAGGAAAATAATGTTATTATGGTCACTTCAAAAACTAGATTCATAACTTGTCCTTCATGTGGACACAACATACAGCTTCAACATCAG agGGGAATACTACATGATTTGCCTGGTCTACCAGCTGGAGTGAAGTTTGATCCATCAGATGGAGAGATACTTGAACATTTAGAAGCAAAAGTACTTTCAGATAATCATAAAATTCATCCccttattgatgattttattttgacCATTGATGGACAAAATGGTATCTGCTACACTCATCCACAGAAACTACCAG GAGTCAACAAGGATGGTCAAGTGCGTCATTTCTTTCATCGTCCATCAAAAGCATACACGACGGGGACAAGAAAACGTCGAAAGGTACACACTGAAATTGATGGTGGTGAAACAAGATGGCACAAGACAGGTAAAACAAGGCCAGTTTACATAAGTGGAGTTGTCAAAGGTTACAAGAAAATTTTGGTACTTTATACAAATTATGGTAGACAGAGAAAGCCTGAGAAAACAAATTGGGTAATGCACCAATATCACTTaggtgaaaatgaagaagaaaaagatggaGAATTAGTTGTTTCAAAAGTTTTCTACCAAACACAACCTAGACAATGTGGATcatcaaccataaaaaaaacaattgatcATAGCAACAATATTATTAACCCCCTCCTTAAAACAACGAATTTCGTCGATTATTATAATCCTAATCCTTTCGTTTCATATAATGTTGAGAGCCAAAGCTCACCTCATGAGTTAATTCAGAATTTGGTTGTTCATGGTGATGGCTCATCTTTTGTTATACCTTCAGAAGCAAGCAAAGAGAAGTGA
- the LOC101263779 gene encoding uncharacterized protein isoform X2, giving the protein MGGIDEAALDRLSLVTEMTKHIRVRASGGRTSASELGQFSPIFVWLLRDFYLDLTEDNHKITPRDYLELALRPVQGGRRDVAAKNEIRESIRALFPDRECFTLVRPLSNENELQRLDQIPIEKLRPEFKAGLDALTRFVFERTKPKQFGATVMTGPIFSRITQSFVDALNNGAVPIITSSWQSVEEAECQRAYDLAAEMYMTSFDRSKPPEEAALREAHEDAIQKSMSAFNSTAVGAGSIRTKYEKRLQHFIKKAFEDIRKDAFRESSLQCSNAIQDMETRLRKACHAPDAKVDTVLKVLDDSVSKYEAKCQGPEKWRKLLVFLQQSLEGPLVDLINKQMDQIGSEKTALALKCRSIEDKMSFLNKQLEASEKFKSEYLKRYEDATSDKKKLAEDYASRIANLQSKYSLLEERYASLSKTLDSTRIESMEWKRKYEQLLSKQKAEEEQSNAEISILRSRTSAAEARVNAAKEQAESAQEEAEEWKRKYGIAAKEAKNALEKAAAVQERTSKQAQLREDALRDEFSSTLANKEEEIKEKAVKLEQAEQRFSTLNLELKVAESKIQNYDLEVSALKHEIKELGERFERMNATALSFEREVRILEQEKVHLEQKYRSEFSRFEEVEHRCKSAEREAKRATELADKARVEAAAAQKEKSEIHRVAMERLAQIERNGRNIQNLERQRDDLADELERCRASEFDAQSKVTTLEARVEEREKEIESLLKSNNEQRASTVQVLESLLETERAARSEANNRAEALSVQLQTTQGKLDLLQQQLTKVRLNETALDSKLRTASHGKRARIEEYEAGVESALNMGTNDRVTRGNKRSKSTTSPVAVTCPEDGGSEFRGDDVTSSQQTYTEDYTKYTVQKLKQELTKHNFGAELLQLKNPNKKEILALYEKCVLQKS; this is encoded by the exons aTGGGTGGTATTGATGAAGCTGCTCTTGATCGGCTCTCTCTCGTCACTGAAATGACTAAGCATATACGTGTTAGAGCTTCTGGAGGAAGGACCAGTGCCTCTGAGCTTGGACAGTTCTCTCCAATCTTCGTTTGGTTGCTCAGG gATTTCTATTTAGACTTGACTGAGGATAATCACAAGATAACACCACGAGACTACCTAGAGCTTGCTTTACGACCAGTTCAAGGTGGTAGGAGAGATGTAGCTGCTAAAAATGAG ATTAGGGAGTCCATTCGTGCTCTTTTCCCTGACAGAGAATGCTTCACCCTTGTGCGGCCACTGAGCAATGAGAATGAGCTCCAACGACTTGACCAGATACCT ATAGAAAAACTAAGGCCGGAGTTTAAAGCAGGTCTTGATGCTTTGACAAGATTTGTTTTTGAGAGGACTAAACCGAAGCAGTTTGGAGCTACTGTAATGACAGGGCCAATATTTTCCCGTATAACTCAGTCCTTCGTTGATGCTCTTAACAATGGGGCAGTGCCCATAATTACATCTTCATGGCAG AGCGTTGAGGAAGCTGAGTGTCAAAGAGCATATGACTTGGCTGCTGAAATGTATATgacttcttttgatcgttctaAGCCACCGGAGGAA GCTGCACTAAGAGAAGCACATGAAGATGCTATCCAGAAGTCCATGTCTGCATTTAATTCTACGGCTGTAGGGGCTGGATCCATCAGAACCAAATATGAGAAACGTCTCCAACATTTCATAAAGAAAGCATTTGag GACATTAGAAAGGATGCTTTTAGGGAGTCTTCTCTACAATGTTCTAATGCGATACAGGACATGGAAACTAGACTGAGAAAAGCTTGTCATGCTCCTGATGCAAAAGTAGATACTGTGCTCAAA GTTCTTGATGATTCTGTATCCAAATATGAAGCTAAGTGTCAAGGTCCTGAAAAATGGAGAAAGCTACTAGTCTTCTTACAACAAAG CTTGGAGGGGCCACTTGTTGATCTCATCAACAAACAAATGGACCAAATTGGGTCAGAGAAAACTGCACTTGCATTGAAGTGTCGTTCCATTGAGGATAAGATGAGCTTCCTTAACAAACAACTGGAAGCTAGTGAGAAGTTTAAATCTGAATACTTGAAGCGCTATGAAGATGCCACCAGTGACAAGAAGAAGCTTGCAGAAGATTATGCAAGCCGTATTGCAAATTTGCAGAGTAAATATAGTCTATTAGAAGAAAGATATGCCAGCTTATCAAAAACATTAGATTCTACTAGAATCGAGTCCATGGAATGGAAAAGGAAATATGAGCAGTTACTTTCGAAACAGAAGGCTGAAGAGGAACAGTCAAATGCAGAGATAAGTATTCTTAGGTCGAGAACTAGTGCTGCAGAAGCAAGGGTTAATGCTGCCAAAGAGCAAGCTGAATCTGCTCAAGAGGAGGCAGAGGAGTGGAAACGCAAGTACGGCATTGCTGCCAAGGAAGCAAAGAATGCTCTTGAGAAGGCAGCAGCTGTCCAAGAGCGCACTAGCAAGCAAGCACAATTGAGAGAGGATGCCTTACGGGATGAATTTTCGAGTACTTTGGCTAATAAG GAAGAGGAGATTAAGGAGAAGGCAGTTAAACTTGAGCAGGCTGAGCAGCgtttttcaactttaaatttggAGTTGAAG GTTGCTGAGTCAAAGATACAGAACTATGATCTGGAGGTCTCAGCCTTGAAGCATGAAATTAAGGAATTAGGTGAAAGGTTTGAGCGCATGAATGCTACTGCACTGTCATTTGAAAGAGAAGTTAGGATTCTGGAACAAGAGAAAGTTCATCTGGAGCAGAAGTATCGGTCTGAGTTCAGTAGATTTGAAGAAGTCGAGCATAGATGTAAATCAGCTGAAAGAGAGGCGAAAAGAGCGACTGAGCTGGCTGATAAAGCAAGGGTTGAAGCAGCTGCTGCCCAGAAAGAAAAGAGTGAAATCCATCGAGTAGCTATGGAAAGGTTGGCTCAGATCGAGAGGAATGGGAGAAATATACAAAACTTGGAGAGGCAAAGAGATGACTTGGCCGATGAATTAGAGAGGTGCCGTGCATCTGAGTTTGATGCGCAGTCAAAAGTTACAACTTTGGAGGCCAGAGTCGAAGAAAGGGAAAAGGAAATTGAATCACTTCTGAAATCAAATAATGAACAGAGAGCCAGCACTGTGCAAGTCCTTGAGAGTTTGTTGGAAACTGAGCGTGCTGCACGTTCTGAGGCAAACAACAGGGCAGAAGCACTATCAGTTCAGTTGCAAACTACACAAGGAAAGCTGgatcttcttcagcaacagctaACTAAAGTTCGGCTGAATGAAACAGCATTAGATAGCAAACTTAGAACTGCTTCTCATGGAAAACGTGCCAGGATAGAAGAATATGAAGCCGGCGTCGAATCTGCTCTTAATATGGGCACAAATGATAGAGTAACCAGGGGAAATAAGAGGTCAAAGAGTACGACCAGCCCCGTGGCAGTCACCTGTCCAGAAGATGGGGGCTCCGAGTTTAGGGGAGATGATGTTACGAGTAGTCAACAAACATATACCGAGGATTATACTAAATACACGGTGCAGAAACTGAAGCAAGAGCTCACAAAGCATAATTTTGGTGCTGAACTGCTCCAATTGAAAAATCCCAACAAGAAGGAGATTCTAGCTTTATATGAGAAATGTGTTCTCCAGAAATCGTAG
- the LOC109119490 gene encoding flavonol sulfotransferase-like has protein sequence MDSSPINNMTINLSHVAEEEEEEPSSRFKKLISTLPKVKGSNDFMDLYQYQGFWYPFAMLQAIISTQENFKSSWNDIYVCSAPKTGCTWLKALCYAIVTRDHFNMENSPLLTNLPHVLIPSLEFDSPENHSSMKAQNIPLIATHIPFDALPKSVQSLDGTKMIYLCREPKDTFISLWHFMQRFTWLHQGNSDETTELLISFEEGFELFCEGKTMWGPYWDHVLGYWKQSLVKPESLLFLNYEELTKDTLFYVRKLAEFMGKPFSRDEEGEGLPERIVKLCSFDNLSNLEVIKNGKDWPISSLQIDNSAYFRKGKPGDWKNHLTENMIERMDHITKEKLRGSNFKFGVSNTTNS, from the coding sequence ATGGATTCTTCCCCGATCAATAACATGACCATAAACCTCTCTCATGTTGccgaagaagaagaggaagaaccGAGCTCTAGATTCAAAAAGCTTATATCAACGCTTCCAAAGGTTAAAGGGTCAAATGATTTCATGGATTTGTATCAGTACCAAGGCTTTTGGTATCCGTTTGCAATGCTTCAAGCTATCATTTCAACACAAGAAAACTTTAAGTCTTCTTGGAACGATATATACGTTTGTAGTGCTCCTAAAACTGGTTGCACATGGCTCAAAGCTCTGTGTTACGCGATTGTAACCAGAGATCATTTTAATATGGAAAACAGCCCTTTGCTCACTAATCTTCCTCATGTTCTCATCCCTTCCTTGGAATTTGATTCTCCGGAAAATCATTCCAGTATGAAGGCTCAGAATATTCCTCTTATAGCCACACATATACCATTTGATGCTTTACCCAAATCTGTTCAGTCCTTGGACGGTACAAAGATGATTTACTTGTGCAGGGAACCCAAGGACACTTTCATTTCTCTTTGGCATTTCATGCAAAGATTCACGTGGCTGCATCAAGGAAATTCGGATGAAACAACAGAATTGTTAATTTCCTTCGAGGAAGGGTTCGAGTTGTTCTGTGAAGGGAAAACAATGTGGGGACCCTACTGGGATCATGTTTTGGGGTACTGGAAACAAAGTTTAGTCAAGCCAGAATCACTATTGTTTCTCAATTATGAAGAATTAACAAAAGACACATTGTTCTACGTGAGAAAGTTGGCTGAGTTCATGGGGAAACCATTTTCAAGGGACGAAGAGGGAGAAGGGTTACCAGAAAGGATTGTCAAATTATGTAGTTTTGATAACTTGAGCAATTTGGAGGTGATTAAGAATGGGAAGGATTGGCCAATTTCCTCTTTGCAGATAGATAACAGCGCATATTTCAGGAAGGGTAAGCCCGGAGATTGGAAGAATCATCTAACAGAAAACATGATAGAAAGAATGGATCATATCACAAAAGAAAAGCTAAGAGGATCAAACTTTAAATTTGGTGTGTCAAACACCACAAATTCATAG
- the LOC101263779 gene encoding uncharacterized protein isoform X1, which translates to MLRFFGRGSPQQDSPSPSPSPSPSPSSSPSPSPPKRSSVNVASGPARPIRFVYCDEKGKFQIDPEALAVLQLVKEPVGVVSVCGRARQGKSFILNQLLGRSSGFQVAPTHRPCTKGIWLWSAPLRRTALDGTEYNLLLLDTEGIDAYDQTGTYSTQIFSLAVLLSSMFVYNQMGGIDEAALDRLSLVTEMTKHIRVRASGGRTSASELGQFSPIFVWLLRDFYLDLTEDNHKITPRDYLELALRPVQGGRRDVAAKNEIRESIRALFPDRECFTLVRPLSNENELQRLDQIPIEKLRPEFKAGLDALTRFVFERTKPKQFGATVMTGPIFSRITQSFVDALNNGAVPIITSSWQSVEEAECQRAYDLAAEMYMTSFDRSKPPEEAALREAHEDAIQKSMSAFNSTAVGAGSIRTKYEKRLQHFIKKAFEDIRKDAFRESSLQCSNAIQDMETRLRKACHAPDAKVDTVLKVLDDSVSKYEAKCQGPEKWRKLLVFLQQSLEGPLVDLINKQMDQIGSEKTALALKCRSIEDKMSFLNKQLEASEKFKSEYLKRYEDATSDKKKLAEDYASRIANLQSKYSLLEERYASLSKTLDSTRIESMEWKRKYEQLLSKQKAEEEQSNAEISILRSRTSAAEARVNAAKEQAESAQEEAEEWKRKYGIAAKEAKNALEKAAAVQERTSKQAQLREDALRDEFSSTLANKEEEIKEKAVKLEQAEQRFSTLNLELKVAESKIQNYDLEVSALKHEIKELGERFERMNATALSFEREVRILEQEKVHLEQKYRSEFSRFEEVEHRCKSAEREAKRATELADKARVEAAAAQKEKSEIHRVAMERLAQIERNGRNIQNLERQRDDLADELERCRASEFDAQSKVTTLEARVEEREKEIESLLKSNNEQRASTVQVLESLLETERAARSEANNRAEALSVQLQTTQGKLDLLQQQLTKVRLNETALDSKLRTASHGKRARIEEYEAGVESALNMGTNDRVTRGNKRSKSTTSPVAVTCPEDGGSEFRGDDVTSSQQTYTEDYTKYTVQKLKQELTKHNFGAELLQLKNPNKKEILALYEKCVLQKS; encoded by the exons ATGTTGAGGTTTTTCGGCAGAGGCTCGCCGCAGCAAGATTCTCCGTCGCCGTCGCCGTCGCCGTCGCCGTCTCCCTCGTCCTCGCCTTCTCCATCGCCTCCTAAGCGCTCCTCTGTCAATGTTGCTTCGGGACCAGCGAGGCCGATACGTTTTGTGTATTGCGATGAGAAAGGGAAGTTCCAGATCGATCCCGAAGCCCTAGCGGTACTTCAGCTTGTCAAGGAGCCAGTTGGCGTTGTCTCCGTTTGCGGTCGCGCTCGTCAAGGAAAGAGCTTTATATTAAACCAG CTTCTTGGGAGGAGCAGTGGCTTTCAAGTAGCACCAACTCATCGCCCATGTACCAAAGGCATTTGGTTGTGGAGTGCACCTTTACGAAGAACAGCTCTTGATGGAACAGAATACAACCTTCTACTGCTCGACACTGAAGGAATCGATGCTTATGATCAAACG GGAACATACAGCACTCAGATATTCTCCTTGGCAGTCCTCCTCTCGAGTATGTTTGTTTATAACCAG aTGGGTGGTATTGATGAAGCTGCTCTTGATCGGCTCTCTCTCGTCACTGAAATGACTAAGCATATACGTGTTAGAGCTTCTGGAGGAAGGACCAGTGCCTCTGAGCTTGGACAGTTCTCTCCAATCTTCGTTTGGTTGCTCAGG gATTTCTATTTAGACTTGACTGAGGATAATCACAAGATAACACCACGAGACTACCTAGAGCTTGCTTTACGACCAGTTCAAGGTGGTAGGAGAGATGTAGCTGCTAAAAATGAG ATTAGGGAGTCCATTCGTGCTCTTTTCCCTGACAGAGAATGCTTCACCCTTGTGCGGCCACTGAGCAATGAGAATGAGCTCCAACGACTTGACCAGATACCT ATAGAAAAACTAAGGCCGGAGTTTAAAGCAGGTCTTGATGCTTTGACAAGATTTGTTTTTGAGAGGACTAAACCGAAGCAGTTTGGAGCTACTGTAATGACAGGGCCAATATTTTCCCGTATAACTCAGTCCTTCGTTGATGCTCTTAACAATGGGGCAGTGCCCATAATTACATCTTCATGGCAG AGCGTTGAGGAAGCTGAGTGTCAAAGAGCATATGACTTGGCTGCTGAAATGTATATgacttcttttgatcgttctaAGCCACCGGAGGAA GCTGCACTAAGAGAAGCACATGAAGATGCTATCCAGAAGTCCATGTCTGCATTTAATTCTACGGCTGTAGGGGCTGGATCCATCAGAACCAAATATGAGAAACGTCTCCAACATTTCATAAAGAAAGCATTTGag GACATTAGAAAGGATGCTTTTAGGGAGTCTTCTCTACAATGTTCTAATGCGATACAGGACATGGAAACTAGACTGAGAAAAGCTTGTCATGCTCCTGATGCAAAAGTAGATACTGTGCTCAAA GTTCTTGATGATTCTGTATCCAAATATGAAGCTAAGTGTCAAGGTCCTGAAAAATGGAGAAAGCTACTAGTCTTCTTACAACAAAG CTTGGAGGGGCCACTTGTTGATCTCATCAACAAACAAATGGACCAAATTGGGTCAGAGAAAACTGCACTTGCATTGAAGTGTCGTTCCATTGAGGATAAGATGAGCTTCCTTAACAAACAACTGGAAGCTAGTGAGAAGTTTAAATCTGAATACTTGAAGCGCTATGAAGATGCCACCAGTGACAAGAAGAAGCTTGCAGAAGATTATGCAAGCCGTATTGCAAATTTGCAGAGTAAATATAGTCTATTAGAAGAAAGATATGCCAGCTTATCAAAAACATTAGATTCTACTAGAATCGAGTCCATGGAATGGAAAAGGAAATATGAGCAGTTACTTTCGAAACAGAAGGCTGAAGAGGAACAGTCAAATGCAGAGATAAGTATTCTTAGGTCGAGAACTAGTGCTGCAGAAGCAAGGGTTAATGCTGCCAAAGAGCAAGCTGAATCTGCTCAAGAGGAGGCAGAGGAGTGGAAACGCAAGTACGGCATTGCTGCCAAGGAAGCAAAGAATGCTCTTGAGAAGGCAGCAGCTGTCCAAGAGCGCACTAGCAAGCAAGCACAATTGAGAGAGGATGCCTTACGGGATGAATTTTCGAGTACTTTGGCTAATAAG GAAGAGGAGATTAAGGAGAAGGCAGTTAAACTTGAGCAGGCTGAGCAGCgtttttcaactttaaatttggAGTTGAAG GTTGCTGAGTCAAAGATACAGAACTATGATCTGGAGGTCTCAGCCTTGAAGCATGAAATTAAGGAATTAGGTGAAAGGTTTGAGCGCATGAATGCTACTGCACTGTCATTTGAAAGAGAAGTTAGGATTCTGGAACAAGAGAAAGTTCATCTGGAGCAGAAGTATCGGTCTGAGTTCAGTAGATTTGAAGAAGTCGAGCATAGATGTAAATCAGCTGAAAGAGAGGCGAAAAGAGCGACTGAGCTGGCTGATAAAGCAAGGGTTGAAGCAGCTGCTGCCCAGAAAGAAAAGAGTGAAATCCATCGAGTAGCTATGGAAAGGTTGGCTCAGATCGAGAGGAATGGGAGAAATATACAAAACTTGGAGAGGCAAAGAGATGACTTGGCCGATGAATTAGAGAGGTGCCGTGCATCTGAGTTTGATGCGCAGTCAAAAGTTACAACTTTGGAGGCCAGAGTCGAAGAAAGGGAAAAGGAAATTGAATCACTTCTGAAATCAAATAATGAACAGAGAGCCAGCACTGTGCAAGTCCTTGAGAGTTTGTTGGAAACTGAGCGTGCTGCACGTTCTGAGGCAAACAACAGGGCAGAAGCACTATCAGTTCAGTTGCAAACTACACAAGGAAAGCTGgatcttcttcagcaacagctaACTAAAGTTCGGCTGAATGAAACAGCATTAGATAGCAAACTTAGAACTGCTTCTCATGGAAAACGTGCCAGGATAGAAGAATATGAAGCCGGCGTCGAATCTGCTCTTAATATGGGCACAAATGATAGAGTAACCAGGGGAAATAAGAGGTCAAAGAGTACGACCAGCCCCGTGGCAGTCACCTGTCCAGAAGATGGGGGCTCCGAGTTTAGGGGAGATGATGTTACGAGTAGTCAACAAACATATACCGAGGATTATACTAAATACACGGTGCAGAAACTGAAGCAAGAGCTCACAAAGCATAATTTTGGTGCTGAACTGCTCCAATTGAAAAATCCCAACAAGAAGGAGATTCTAGCTTTATATGAGAAATGTGTTCTCCAGAAATCGTAG
- the LOC101249431 gene encoding homeobox-leucine zipper protein ATHB-52 has protein sequence MRLLEISFSSNNKLDSDRKFQLAQELGLPPRQIAIWYQNKRARWKSQSLEVDYKTLQQRLDNALEDNEKLKLEVERLRKELNKNQEVLLGFNTTTTNNYSSISSSCDEVGSTSCLQLHDQSKHNHLDKDFYACLIGDEGHFGTHDGHNFFASSLS, from the coding sequence ATGAGGCTCTTAGAGATTAGCTTCAGCTCGAATAACAAGCTTGATTCCGATAGAAAATTTCAACTTGCCCAAGAACTAGGGTTGCCACCTAGGCAAATCGCAATATGGTATCAAAACAAGCGAGCACGATGGAAAAGTCAAAGCCTTGAGGTTGACTATAAGACCTTGCAACAAAGACTAGATAATGCCCTTGAGGATAATGAGAAGTTGAAATTGGAAGTTGAGAGGCTAAGAAAAGAGCTAAACAAAAATCAAGAAGTGTTGTTGGGATTCAACACCACAACTACTAATAattattcatcaatttcaagttCTTGTGATGAAGTTGGGAGTACTTCATGTTTGCAACTTCATGATCAATCCAAGCATAATCATCTTGATAAGGATTTTTATGCTTGTTTAATTGGTGATGAAGGTCACTTTGGGACACATGATGGGCATAATTTCTTTGCTTCATCTTTGTCTTGA
- the LOC101249707 gene encoding glutaredoxin-C1-like → MHRTTSHRSEGGSSRSTHRKSPSSPPPPPSDPSKRNVRKTGILKVVAENPLVIVAVRGCFMCVTVNGLVQRLGVNPKIVEVEEVKKIAILVKLSKIEGSDGGPWELPAVYVGGKLLGGVDKVMEAHVKGELVPMLRAAGALWL, encoded by the coding sequence ATGCATAGAACAACTTCCCACCGAAGCGAAGGTGGATCTAGTAGATCCACTCATCgcaaatcaccatcatcaccaccacCTCCTCCCAGTGATCCAAGCAAAAGAAATGTGAGAAAAACGGGGATTTTAAAGGTGGTGGCGGAGAATCCACTTGTAATAGTGGCCGTGCGTGGATGCTTCATGTGTGTGACTGTGAATGGTTTGGTGCAAAGACTGGGTGTAAATCCAAAGATCGTAGAGGTAGAGGAGGTGAAGAAAATCGCGATTTTAGTGAAGCTATCGAAGATTGAGGGAAGCGACGGAGGACCGTGGGAATTGCCGGCGGTGTATGTTGGTGGGAAGCTGTTGGGAGGTGTTGATAAAGTAATGGAGGCTCATGTTAAGGGTGAACTTGTTCCCATGCTTAGGGCAGCTGGAGCCTTATGGCTTTga